The genomic interval CCCTGCCTGCCACTGCCACCGCCACCGCCGAGCAGCCGCCTCCCCCGCCGCCCCCACAGACGCCCCCGCCTCCCGTCCCCAaagcgccgccgccgccggagAAGGAGAAGCCGAGGAAGGGGCGGAAGGACAAGGTAGGCGGGCGCTCTTGGTCGCGTCGGCATGCCGGGCGCCATCTCCTCCCTTTTCCTCACCGCCGGCCGTTGTGTTTCTGGCGCAGGGTAAGAAGGGGAAGACGAAGATGCCGTCGCTGGTGAAGAAGTGGCAGAGCATCCAGCGGGAGCTGGACGAGGAGGAGAACTCCAGCTCCAGCGAGGAGGACCGCGAGACCACGGCCCAGCGCCGCATCGAGGagtggaagcagcagcagctgatgagGTACCGACCCACCCGGGTCCACTCTGCTGGGAGGGGACGGGGACGTTCTTTTGTCCCCTGTACATCTCCAGCCCTGGGGGGGCACCCAGGGGTGGTGGGGACTGTCACCTTGCACCACCAGGCGCTGACCCCCTGTTTTGTCCCCACAGCGGCATGGCAGAGAGGAACGCCAACTTCGAGGCGCTGCCCGAGGACTGGCGAGCGCGGCTGAAGCGCAGGAAAACCGCCTCCAGCACATGAGCCGCGTCCTGGtcggttgttttttgttttgttttttatttttacagatgtACAGTTCTTCACTTGACCGTTGTCCAATAAACTGTAGCAGTTTGGGACACGTTGTCTGTTGCTGTTCCTGTGGCAGTTTGGGGTGTGcgcggtgtccctgtcactggGGCGCCCTTTGTGTCCCCACTGGCTGCGCGTCTGCCCGGAGCACCAAAGCCCTCTGGCTCGTTTCCCAGCTCCGCTCTGGGCCCGCCCCGTCCCTCCCTGTCGCTCAGCGACCGCGTCCCAGTTTCCCCGGCCCTGCCGGCACCAGGGAAGGGTCTTGCCGCACCTCGGGCAGCCATGCAGCCCTCGGGGCCCCCCAGGGATCGGGGGGCAGGGGGGTTTGGTGGGAAGCTGCTCCCTGAGCCCTACGACAGCTTCATGCGCAGCCACCTGCGCTACTACGGCTACTTCCAAGGTGAGCCCTGCCCCCGGGGACGtgtccccttttcccccccagcTGTTGGGGCTGCAGTGGTACTGTCCCCAAGGCCAGTGGAGGGGTGGGCAGAAgagccccatgtccccagggggtCCCACCGAGGCACCCGGTACTGGCAGCACCAACCAGAGCTGCCGGGGGCATCCCGGGCAGGAGCTGAGCTGTGAGTGggaccctgcagccccccagaGCCGGGAGAGCACGGGGGGGcctctccctgtccctgccttggGTGGCAGGTGGTTTTGGGGTACCCACACCCCAACTCTTCCAGCCTGGGCTCCCTGCTCTCAGCTACAGTTGTATCAGTGTGGGGAGAGCACACTGGAGCCCCCCATCCCCTCCTGGTTCCCTTGCAGCCCCTAGGGCGCTGGAGCCGGTCTCTGGCCAGGACAGGTGGGTCCCTTCAGCGCGGGGCCAGGGGACATCGGTGCCCTCGGTGCAGCACCGCAGGTCCCCGGGGGATCCACGGGATCTCTTCACCCTCCCCTGGGCACAGGGCCCCCTGCCCGCTCCCCGCTGGCCCATCGAGTGCGAAGTCATCAAGGAGCCGATCGAGCACATCGGTGAGGGAACATGCCAGCTGCGCCCCCACCCCTGCGCCGGGCCTCCCATCTGCCCATAGTGCCCACTCTGTCCCCCGCAGAGTGGGTCCCCCCTGAGCCGGAGCCCTTCTGCCCGCCCGCGGGCCCCGCGCGCCCCCTGGCCCCGCTCAGCGAGGACCAGGGCACTGTTGTCTACCAGCTCAGCCCAGGTACTGGGGAGTGGGCAGCACCCCGGGtaccccccagtgtccccaggtctCCATTGCCATCCCTCTGGGCTCTCCCCGCAGCACCCCCAGGCTCCTGCTTCACCCGCGCTCGCATTGGGGGATCCCCGGGCCCCCTGTCCTTGCCGGCCACCCCCTTGGAGGGTCCCCAGGACACAACGCTGATCTTTGAATCGCGTTTTGAGAGCGGAAACCTCCAGAAAGCTGTCAAGGTGTaagagaggggctggggggtgacTGGGGATGGTGACCGTGGGACCAGGAGCCGGAACCGGGCCTGTCCCGCTGCGCAGGGGCCCCTTCGAGTACGTGCTGTGGCTGCGGCCGGACCTGTACACGGCCAAGCACACCCAGTGGTTCTACTTCCGCGTCCAAAACACCCGGCGAGACCATCTCTACCACTTCACCATCGCCAACCTGGCCAAGCCCAAGAGCCTCTACAATGAGGGGATGCGCCCGCTGCTCTACTCCCAGCGTGATGCCGAGAGCTGCGGCATCGGCTGGCGCCGCGTCGGGACAGACATCCAGTACTACCGGCGTGGTGTGGAGGAGCCAGCCGCCTTCTGTCtctcctggactgtgtgttTCCCCCACGACGGCGACACCTGCTTCTTCGCCCACTCCTACCCCTACACCTACTCGGACCTGCGGCGCTACCTGCGGGCGCTGTGCCGTGACCCAGCGCGCTCGCGGCTCTGCACGGTGCGGGCGCTGTGCCGCAGCCTGGCTGGCAACACCGTGTACCTGCTGACCATCGGCAGCCCGGCCGCTGCGGCCAGCAAGCGGGTGGTGGTGCTGAGCGCCCGCGCGCACCCCGGGGAGAGCGGCGGCTCCTGGGCCATGCGGGGTTTGCTCGATTTCCTCCTCAGCGCCGATGCCGACGCCCAGCTCCTGCGCCGGCTCTTTGACTTCATGGTGGTGCCGATGCTGAACCCCGAcggggtggtggtggggaacTCCCGCTGCTCCCTGGCGGGACGGGATCCCAACAGGGCGTACGGGACAGCGCGTGGTGGCTCCTTCCCCGGCGTGTGGCACCTGCGGGCCATGGTGGAGAGGTAAGGGGGGACACGGAGTGGGTGGGATGGTGCCGCTCCCGCAGCCGTGCCGGTGGCCATATCGTGGTCCGTGCAGGGTGCTGGCAGAGCGGGAGGTGGTTTTGTACTGCGACTTCCATGGGCACAGCCGGAAAAACAATGTCTTCATGTACGGCTGCGACGGCGGTGGGGCCGGCAGCGGGTCACGGCTGCGCCAGCGCGTCTTCCCCCTGATGCTGAGCAAGAATGCCCCCGACAAGGTGGGACGCCCTGGGAATGGTGACACGGGAAACGCAGCCGCTGTGCCGCTTCCCGAGGTGCCACCACGGCGTCCCCGCGGTGCTGGGGGACACGCTCCCCGCTGCGCTGACCCCGGGGCCGGGCCCagttctccttccccagctgcaaGTTCAAGGTGCAGAAGAGCAAAGCGGGCACGGGCAGAGTCGTCATGTGGCGCTTGGGCGTCTTGCACAGCTACACCATGGAGGCGGCTTTCGGCGGCTCCACGCTGGGTGAGGGGCCACCGCGGGTGGGGGTGTCAGTGCTGGGGGTGTTGTTGGGCGGCTGGTCCCCGGGCTGGGACGCGGCTGCCTGTTCTGTTGTCCCCCGTCCCCTCCAGGCGGGAGGAACTCGCACTTCACCGTGCAGGACCTCAAGTCGCTGGGCTCCCAGCTGTGCGACACCCTGCTCGACTTCTGCGACCCCGACCCCGCCAAGGTGGGCGGCAGCCGTGGCTTGGACCGCGGCACCCCGGCTGCCCCCCGTGCCATCGGGGCCGCGGTGACGCCGGCTCGCCCCGCAGCTGCAGCGGTGCCTGGCGGAGGTGGACGCGCTGCTGCGGCGGCGGCTGCGCCGGGAGCCGGGCTGCGGTGGGTGGAGCGGCGTGTCCCCCTCGGAGCTCGAGTCCAGGTGGGTACGGCCGTGCCGCCCCGCGGAGCCCCGCGCTGCCGTGGGGTACAGCCGGTCGTGTCCCCCGCGCAGCACCAGCGGCTCCGACACCTCCGTGTCCGACGGGCCCGCGGTTCATCTCTGCGGCCCAGAACAGCCGGTGAGTCCCTGGCTGCCGCTGTTTTTGGGGAGGGACGAGGCCCTGGGGAGGTGTGACACCCCAGGACCACTTTGCCATCTGGCGCAGTCGGAGCAACGGAGGAGGAAGCGGCTGCGGAGCCGAAGAGCCAGGAACGCCCTGTGCCAGCCAAATGCCACTGTCCCGGTGAGCCTGGGACCGCCAGAACGCTCTGCCCGGTCACAGCGGGGACAGTCCTGCTGGGACACTTGTCCCCAGAGCTGTCGCAGCGCGCCCGGGGCTCCAAGGGGTGCAAGCCCTGCTCTGCGCCCCCAGGCCAGGCCGGGGCCCTGCGGGGCCCGCGCGCAGCCGGCTCTGCCCGGCCCGGCGGGAGCGCAGCGCGGCCGCCTCGCCGCCCTGACGCGGTCCCAGCGGGAACGGGGCGCGAGCGCGGTGTCGCGCCGCCGGCCGCCCCCGAGCGCCCGCTGCCCCGGCGGCTGCTCGCAGGACGCAGCCCCGGGAGCCCCAGGGCCGtcccggcggcgggcggggcgggtgGCTGCCGCCCGCGGGCACAGGGCCCGTCTCCCCATCCACAGCCCCGGCAGAGCCTCCGCGGCCCCGCGCTGCCGCGCCTGTGCTCGGCATTAAAGGCGGCGCCACGGCCGTGACTCTGCGTGCTGGCTCCTGTTTGCACGGCGCGTTCCCCCCGCGCTCCCTCCCGCCCGGAGACCACGGGAGCGCGGCCCCAGGGGCAGGCCCTGCCCCACGGCAGTGCCGCAGGCCCCGCAGGCTCCTCTGCGGCCTCCTGGCCACCGTGTCGCTTCAGGCGCCATCGCCGTGGCGTCACCTCGGGCCTGCAGGCCGCGCCGAGGCCTTGGGCCCCGTTGCCATGGCGACGCCTCAGGCCTGTAGGCCGCGGTGACGCCTCACACCCCGTCGCCACGACAACGCCCCTCGTTGCCATGGCGACCCGGCGGGGCAACGCCCGCGGGGCCGGAAGCGAGCGGCATGCGCGCCGGAAGTACCGGGGGCGGAAGCGGAAGCGGCGGCGGCGGTGTCCTTCTGGGCCGTGACGCCGGGCGGCACCATGGCGGACGCGGCCTcgcaggtgctgctgggctcGGGGCTCACCGTGCTCTCGCAGCCCCTCATGTACGTGAAGGTGCTGGTGCAGGTAAGGGGCGGCGCGCGGCGGGGAGCCGGGGGGGAGCGACACCGGCTCCGGTACCGGCTGCCTGTCCCCGCCGCAGGTGGGCTACGAGCCGCTGCCGCCCACCCTGGGCAGGAACGTTTTCGGGCGCCAGGTCTACCAGCTGCCCGGCCTCTTCGCGTACGGTGAGTCTGTCCCCGCCGTGGGGCGTCCCCGTGTCCCGCTGTCCCCCGTGGGGCGTCCCCGGGGGTGACgggtccccgctgtccccagccaAGCACATCGTGAAGGTCGATGGAAGAGCGGGACTCTTCAAGGGCCTCACCCCCCGCCTCTGCTCCAGCGCCATCGGCACCGTCGTGCACAGCAAAGTGCTGCAGGTACTGGGGGAGACGGGGACGCGCTGGGGACCCGGGGGGCTCTGccagcggggctggggacacggggcacCGGCAGAgcctcccccctcccccgcgGCTGCGCTGACCCTGCGCTTCCCTCCCCAGCGATACCAGGAGGCTGAGCAGGCTGAGGTGGGTGAATCCTCCATCTGTCGCTCCCTCCTTCCCGCTCCCCTGGGGGGACACCCGGGTCTGGGGAGGTCGGGGcctccagggctggtggggagggAGCGGCGCCTTTCGGGGGCTGTTCCCCACCTGGTGCCTCTTTCCAGCCTGGAAGCAGCAAGAAGGAGCCGGTGTCCTCGCTGGAGCAGGTGCTGAAGGAGGTGAGGAGGGCACTGGGTGCAAGGGGGACTCGGAGTGATGTTGTCACCCCCGCCGTGTCCCTCTGACCACCCGTTTCTCCCCCAGACCTCCCGAGAGATGGTCGCTCGCTCCGCCGCCACACTCATCACCCACCCCTTTCACGGTAGGTGACCCCTCCACAGCCGGTGACAAGTGCCCGTTGCTCCCGCGtcaccccagggtgtccccgAGCCCCTGCTGACCCCCGTGTCTGCCCACAGTGATCACCCTGCGCTGCATGGTGCAGTTCATTGGCCGCGAGACCAAGTACAGgtaggggctggggctgctgggggtggAAATGGGGCTGCCATGGGGGGCTGCCCGCCCGCAGACCCCCCTCTGACTGTGTCaccctccttttcctccccgTGCCAGCGGGACACTAAGCGCCTTCGCCACGATTTACCGAGAAGAGGGCATCCTGGGCTTCTTCGCGTGAGTGCTGACAGCGAGGGGGCTGCAGGGTCTGCCCCCCAAAATCCATGGGGTCCCTCCCCAAAATCCGTGGGGCTTCGCTTGCTGTGTGGGTGTTattcctccctccagctgcagctctgctctcccatCCTGCCCTCACCTAGTGTGCTGCTGGGGTCCCTGATTTCCCGTTCTGCCCCCCGGGGGGGCTTCCTGGCACTTGTAGCCACCAGCCCTGGGATTTGCGGGTGACATTTGACATTTAGAGCcgttaaaacagaacaaacgTATATTAAAATTTCCCCCTCCCGCTCTCGGTGGCTGGGGGGTCTTTTGGGTCCCTCCACTGCTCCTCTCTGTGCCCACATCCTCTCAGAACCATTCGTCTGAGTGTTTTGTCTCCGGGGCAGGGGGTTCCCCCCTTCACGTGGCTGTTGGGGACACAGGCGCTCCCCCCATTCCCGTTCCCCGGAGCTCACGGTCCCTCTTGTCTTGCAGCGGCCTCATCCCGCGGCTCCTCGGGGACATCCTCTCCCTCTGGCTCTGCAACATGCTGGCCTACCTCATCAACACGTACGCGCTGGAGAACGGGGTACGGGCTCCACGCCCCACTCGGGGGGTAGGACGATGGCAGTGAAGGATGGGGGAGGCTCAGGGGACATTTCAGGGGGACAGGGCCCCGCTTTGAGGTGGCGGGGGCTGAAGGTGCCATTTCTTTCTGCGCAGGCCTCCACCATGACTGAGATGAAGAGCTACTCGCAGGCAGTGACCGGCGTGAGTACAGCCAGCGCGTGTGTGTGCGCACCCCCGGCTGCATGACACCAGGAAGCCTCCATCCCTGGGGAAATGGGGTGTTTAGGAACCCCCCCCTGTcctgggggtggggggcagagCCGGGTGCTGAGCCTGCAGAGAACAGAATGTTCCATGGGCTCGTGGCTTCCACGTTGCCTGGCCCCACATGGAGCCGCCTCTCTCCCagggggaccctggggactTTTGGGGCTCATTCTGCCCCCACAGAGGGAAGCGGGGGGTGGGTCCCTGGCGGGGCCGTGAGCCGCTGCCGAccagccctgctcctctcccttgCAGTTTTTCGCCAGCATGCTGACCTACCCCTTCGTGCTGGTCTCCAACCTGATGGCCGTGAATAACTGCGGGTGAGTCCGTTGGTgccccccgctgccccccacCCGCTGCGAGGGCCAGTGTGGTGACAGCTGTGTGCCCCCACATCCCATAATTTCCAAAAAACACCTTTCCCAAGCGCCTGGTTTGCAAAGAGGCTCCAATTTCACTGTGGGGTCGATCCCTCATCAGTTGCACTGTGGTGGGGGGAGGTCAAAAGGTCCATTTTGGGGTTTTGCTCAGCGTGGAGCTGCAGAGGTGGCAGAAATAACCCCCCATGGGgtctccccttcctccttcccccaggCTGGCTGGGGGTCTCCTCCCCTACGCGCCCACCTACTCCTCCTGGCTGGATTGCTGGAGCCAGCTGCACCGGGAGGTGAGTGACCGTGGCCGCACTGTCCCCGACCACCAAAGAAAAGCCGGGTGGGAGCCCCACGGGGCTCGGGGCAACCCTGACTCACCGGACCGTGGCCATCTCCGTCTTCCAGGGCAACATGAGCCGAGGGAACAGCCTGTTTTTCCGCAAGGTGCCCGCAGGGAAGCGCTACGTGTGGGACGAGAGGAGGTTTCGCTGAAGCTGGAGCCGGGAGGGGGAATCGTGAAGCCGACGTCGGGCTCTGGGGGGCAAAGAATTATGAGAGAGTGGTGATTTCTatacagttttttaaaatcatttaatGCTGAGAGATGAAGACGGGTGTGCGAGAGTCTGTTGTTGAGGCCGCCTGGTAAATCCACCGGCAGAAATCCCTCTCCTGCTTTCCCCAGTTACTCCAGAAGCGTTTTCCCAGCCTTGGTCCCGGATGAGGCTGTTTCAACTAAGGAAATTCCCCCTGGAACCATCAACCCCTTAAAAATAACTACGAGTTTTAAAGACGGGCTGTAAAGCATCACGGAACTTGGGGAGCGatgtccccaacccctccaggggcCACTCATTAACGGCTGGGGATAATTGTAGTGCAGCAGCATGGGTGGTGGGAGGAGAGCGCTGCCCCGAGGCCTtgcgtgcctcagtttccctctcGGGGCTGTAgtgggtggggggagcagcaaAGGGATCGATCCCACTGTTGGCAGCGCCCGCAGGGGTGTCACAGCACCCACAGGTAAGAGGGGGCGCGTGGATGGTGACACATCTGGGCTGTGACGGGAGGGTTGGTGGGTGGGTTGCACACCCTGTCAGGGGGTTGTACACCCGGGAGGAGGCTTGTGCAGCGGTTTGCACAGCTGGTGGGGGGGTTGCACAGCTGGGGGGGTTGCACGTGCAGCAGGAGGATTGCAGGGCTAGGAGCGTGTGTGCAAAGCGGGGAGGTGAGTTGCACACGCGGTGGGGGGTCACGCACCGGTGAGAGGATCGCACACCCGTTGAACGGCGGGATCGGGGCTGCACGGGCCGCGGGCGGGTCGCACGCTCAGCAGGCTGTTGCACACCCGGGCGGGGGTTGAACGGCTGGCCCGggggccgccccgccgcggggTGCCCGGGGCGGGCCCGGGGGGCGGGcccgggggcgggcgggcccGGACGTCCTCCCGGCGCCATGGCGGAGGCGGGGGGGTTGCTGAGCGGCGGCAGCGAGCGGCGGTGCCGGGAGCGgttggcggcggcgggggcggctcggcggggcgcggcggcggcggcggccgcggtgCTGGTGCCGCTGTGCTCGGTGCGGGGCCGCCCCGCGCTGCTCTTCACGCTGCGCTCCCGCCGCCTGGGCGGGCCCCACAGCGGCGACGTCAGGTACCGGCACCGGGGCGGGTGCCGGGGGGGGGCGGGTACCGGTACTGACCCCCCGGTAACTCCCGCAGCTTCCCCGGGGGGAAGCGGGACCCGGCGGACGCGGACGCGGTGGCCACGGCGCTGCGGGAGACGCgggaggagctggggctggagctgggagcCGAGACAGTCTGGGGGCAGCTGCGGCCGCTGCCCGACCGGGTACCGGGAACGGGGAACAGGGACCGGGGGCGGGAGCCAGCGGACGCGGTGACAAGGACAccagggcagggatggggtCGTGGGGCACGGAGGGTGTTTGGGGGCACGGAGTGGCTGGAAACACTGAGGACATGGGGTGACAAGGTCGTGGGGTGACAGTGATATAAGAGCAGAGTGGCAGGGACAATGCAGTAGGGACACAGGTGACGGGGACATGGGATGACAGGGACACAAGGGCAGAGTGGCAGGGACGAGACAGTAGGGATacgggtgacagggacacatGGGCAGAgtgacagggacatggggtggcAGGGGGTGACAGCGACAGagagcacaggctgcagacCAAGAGGGGTTGACACACGATGGGTGTCAGGATGTGGCGCAGGGTGTCCCAGCTGGGTGCAGGGGGTCACAGTGAGTGGGTGGTGCTTTGGGGAGGGGGTTTGTCACCCCCGTCCCTTGCTGTCACACCTTCCAGCAGGGACAGCTGGTGGCTCCTGTTGTGGCCAacctggggctgctggagaACTTGACATTGACTCCCAACCCTGACGAGGTGGGTGACCCGCGCTGGccatgtcccctccctgggGTCTCCTCTTCCCTGGTGATGTCCCTGGCCACCCCTTTGCCTGGTGACACGGTGGCAGATGTCCCCGGCCACCCCCTCGCAGGTGGAGGAGATCTTCACGCTGCCGCTGGCGCATCTCCTGCGGGAGGAGAACCAGGGCTACACCCATTTCCGCACCGCCGGCCGTTACAGCTACACCCTCCCCGTCTTCCTCAACGGGCCCCACCGGGTCTGGGGGCTCACGGCCATCGTCACCGAGATGACGCTGGAGCTGCTGGCGCCCGACCGCTACCGCAGGAAGACCCACATGCTGTCCCGGAGCCCCTCAGTGTGACgtgggaggggacagggt from Columba livia isolate bColLiv1 breed racing homer chromosome 5, bColLiv1.pat.W.v2, whole genome shotgun sequence carries:
- the MTCH2 gene encoding mitochondrial carrier homolog 2 isoform X2; protein product: MADAASQVLLGSGLTVLSQPLMYVKVLVQVGYEPLPPTLGRNVFGRQVYQLPGLFAYAKHIVKVDGRAGLFKGLTPRLCSSAIGTVVHSKVLQPGSSKKEPVSSLEQVLKETSREMVARSAATLITHPFHVITLRCMVQFIGRETKYSGTLSAFATIYREEGILGFFAGLIPRLLGDILSLWLCNMLAYLINTYALENGASTMTEMKSYSQAVTGFFASMLTYPFVLVSNLMAVNNCGLAGGLLPYAPTYSSWLDCWSQLHREGNMSRGNSLFFRKVPAGKRYVWDERRFR
- the NUDT8 gene encoding mitochondrial coenzyme A diphosphatase NUDT8; translation: MAEAGGLLSGGSERRCRERLAAAGAARRGAAAAAAAVLVPLCSVRGRPALLFTLRSRRLGGPHSGDVSFPGGKRDPADADAVATALRETREELGLELGAETVWGQLRPLPDRQGQLVAPVVANLGLLENLTLTPNPDEVEEIFTLPLAHLLREENQGYTHFRTAGRYSYTLPVFLNGPHRVWGLTAIVTEMTLELLAPDRYRRKTHMLSRSPSV
- the MTCH2 gene encoding mitochondrial carrier homolog 2 isoform X3; translation: MVQFIGRETKYSGTLSAFATIYREEGILGFFAGLIPRLLGDILSLWLCNMLAYLINTYALENGASTMTEMKSYSQAVTGFFASMLTYPFVLVSNLMAVNNCGLAGGLLPYAPTYSSWLDCWSQLHREGNMSRGNSLFFRKVPAGKRYVWDERRFR
- the MTCH2 gene encoding mitochondrial carrier homolog 2 isoform X1, which codes for MADAASQVLLGSGLTVLSQPLMYVKVLVQVGYEPLPPTLGRNVFGRQVYQLPGLFAYAKHIVKVDGRAGLFKGLTPRLCSSAIGTVVHSKVLQRYQEAEQAEPGSSKKEPVSSLEQVLKETSREMVARSAATLITHPFHVITLRCMVQFIGRETKYSGTLSAFATIYREEGILGFFAGLIPRLLGDILSLWLCNMLAYLINTYALENGASTMTEMKSYSQAVTGFFASMLTYPFVLVSNLMAVNNCGLAGGLLPYAPTYSSWLDCWSQLHREGNMSRGNSLFFRKVPAGKRYVWDERRFR